From Rhizobium favelukesii, the proteins below share one genomic window:
- a CDS encoding alpha-D-glucose phosphate-specific phosphoglucomutase: MIKSVSTTPYQDQKPGTSGLRKKVPVFQQPNYAENFIQSIFDSLEGFQGKCLVIGGDGRYYNREVIQKAIKMAAANGFGKVIVGKGGILSTPAASHIIRKYKAFGGIILSASHNPGGPTEDFGIKYNINNGGPAPEKITDAIYARTKVIDTYKIADFPDVNLDRIGKDELPGGMILSVLDSVEDYTALMEELFDFGAIRNLISLGFRIAFDAMSAVTGPYAKEIFENRLGAPSGSVRNFMPLPDFGGHHPDPNPVHCKELYDEMMGDDAPDFGAASDGDGDRNLIIGRGIFVTPSDSLAILAANANLAPGYSGGLAGIARSMPTSGAADRVAERRGIGMYETPTGWKFFGNLLDAGMATICGEESAGTGSNHVREKDGLWAVLLWLNILAVRGESVQDIVTQHWQTYGRNYYSRHDYEGVDTDAANGLMANLRSQLGSLPGKSFGPLKVEKADDFAYHDPVDKSVSEHQGIRILFEGGSRVVFRLSGTGTSGATLRVYVERYEPDSSRHNIETQQALADLIVAAETIADIRSRTGRDAPSVIT; this comes from the coding sequence ATGATAAAATCCGTATCCACTACGCCCTATCAGGATCAGAAGCCGGGCACGTCGGGCCTGCGAAAGAAGGTCCCCGTATTCCAGCAGCCGAACTATGCCGAGAACTTCATCCAGTCGATCTTCGATTCGCTGGAAGGGTTCCAGGGCAAGTGCCTCGTCATCGGCGGCGACGGACGCTACTACAACCGGGAAGTCATCCAGAAGGCGATCAAGATGGCCGCCGCCAATGGCTTCGGCAAGGTGATCGTCGGCAAGGGCGGCATCCTGTCGACCCCGGCAGCCTCCCACATTATCCGCAAATACAAGGCCTTCGGCGGCATCATTCTGTCGGCCAGCCACAATCCCGGCGGTCCGACCGAAGATTTCGGCATCAAGTACAATATCAACAACGGCGGGCCGGCGCCGGAGAAAATCACCGACGCGATCTATGCGCGCACGAAGGTGATCGACACCTACAAGATCGCCGATTTCCCTGATGTGAACCTCGACCGCATCGGCAAGGACGAATTGCCCGGCGGCATGATTCTCTCGGTGCTCGATTCGGTCGAAGACTATACGGCTCTGATGGAAGAGCTCTTCGATTTCGGCGCCATCCGCAACCTCATCAGCCTTGGCTTCCGCATCGCCTTCGATGCGATGAGCGCGGTCACCGGCCCTTATGCCAAGGAAATCTTCGAAAACCGCCTTGGCGCCCCGTCCGGCTCGGTTCGCAATTTCATGCCGTTGCCCGATTTCGGTGGCCACCATCCCGACCCGAACCCGGTTCACTGCAAGGAACTCTACGACGAGATGATGGGCGACGATGCGCCCGATTTCGGCGCAGCATCCGATGGCGACGGCGACCGCAACCTCATCATCGGCCGCGGCATCTTCGTGACGCCGTCCGATAGCCTTGCGATCCTGGCGGCCAACGCCAATCTCGCGCCCGGGTATTCGGGCGGTCTCGCCGGCATCGCCCGCTCCATGCCGACATCAGGTGCGGCTGACCGCGTCGCCGAGCGCCGTGGCATCGGCATGTACGAGACGCCGACCGGCTGGAAGTTCTTCGGCAACCTGCTCGATGCCGGGATGGCGACGATCTGCGGCGAGGAAAGCGCCGGTACCGGCTCCAACCACGTGCGCGAGAAGGACGGCCTATGGGCGGTTCTGCTCTGGCTAAACATTCTGGCCGTCCGCGGCGAAAGCGTTCAGGACATCGTCACCCAGCACTGGCAGACCTATGGCCGCAACTACTATTCGCGCCACGACTACGAAGGCGTGGACACCGACGCAGCAAATGGCCTGATGGCAAACCTGCGCAGCCAGCTTGGTTCGCTACCGGGCAAGAGCTTCGGCCCGCTGAAGGTCGAGAAGGCCGACGACTTTGCCTATCACGACCCGGTCGACAAGTCGGTCAGCGAGCATCAAGGCATTCGTATCCTGTTCGAAGGCGGCTCGCGCGTGGTCTTCCGTCTCTCTGGTACGGGAACATCGGGGGCAACTCTGCGCGTCTACGTCGAGCGGTACGAGCCGGATTCGAGCCGTCACAACATCGAGACGCAGCAGGCGCTCGCCGATCTTATCGTTGCCGCCGAGACGATCGCCGATATTCGCAGCCGCACGGGCCGCGACGCTCCCTCCGTGATTACCTGA
- the glgX gene encoding glycogen debranching protein GlgX: MAANKSGQGGATIFETGVDFAVWSHNAGQIELCLFGDDDKELTRLPMERGDDHVHRLFVDGLKEGARYGYRADGVYAPDSGLWFDPSKLLVDPYAKELDRPFHHDSLLGTFGAETQHLVPKAIVTRDISGKPAKSLFRPGGFIYEVAVRPFTMLHPDIPEAERGTVAALAHPSVIAHLKRIGVDAIELMPITAWIDERHLPPLGLRNGWGYNPVAFMALDPRLVPGGMAQLRDTVAKLHAEGIAVILDLVFNHTGESDRFGTTLSLRGLDNLSFYRHLPGRPGELVNDTGTGNTVGCDHPYIRQLIIDSLRHFVLGAGIDGFRFDLAPVLGRSSNGFEAHGKTLTAMLADDVLADRVMIAEPWDIGPGGYQLGNFPAPFLEWNDRVRDDVRCYWRGDDYKTGPLATALAGCSDIFSRNAGTGTRSVNFLAAHDGFTLRDVVSYSGKHNEANGEQNRDGHNENHTWNNGVEGETRYPDIIRKRRDDLKALLATLFATRGSIMLTAGDEAGRTQRGNNNAYCQDNEITWVDWAALDDDLIAHTAFISGLRKRFSAFAEMGFLNGNGDVEWISPSGQPMSVQEWETPNFSTLGMVLSTRDAESSKATRLAVLFNRSGGEEIFALPGSSPWRLLAPDASRKSATSAIVPRRSVAFYLES, from the coding sequence ATGGCGGCGAACAAATCCGGGCAAGGCGGGGCGACCATCTTTGAGACCGGCGTTGATTTCGCCGTCTGGTCGCACAATGCCGGACAGATCGAGTTGTGTCTGTTCGGCGACGACGACAAGGAACTAACCCGCCTGCCGATGGAACGCGGCGATGACCATGTTCATCGTCTCTTCGTCGACGGATTGAAGGAAGGCGCGCGCTACGGCTACCGCGCCGACGGCGTCTATGCACCCGACAGTGGCCTTTGGTTCGACCCGTCGAAGCTGCTGGTTGATCCCTACGCAAAGGAACTCGATCGCCCCTTCCACCATGATTCTCTGCTCGGCACCTTCGGCGCCGAGACGCAGCATCTCGTGCCGAAGGCGATCGTCACCCGCGACATCAGCGGGAAGCCGGCAAAGTCCCTCTTCAGGCCGGGCGGCTTCATCTACGAGGTCGCGGTGCGGCCCTTCACGATGCTGCATCCGGATATTCCCGAAGCCGAGCGCGGCACGGTCGCAGCTTTGGCGCATCCCTCGGTGATCGCGCATCTGAAGCGTATCGGCGTCGATGCCATCGAGCTCATGCCGATCACCGCCTGGATCGACGAGCGTCACCTGCCGCCGCTCGGGCTGAGAAACGGCTGGGGCTACAACCCCGTTGCCTTCATGGCGCTGGATCCGCGGCTTGTCCCTGGCGGCATGGCGCAACTACGCGATACCGTTGCGAAGCTCCATGCGGAAGGCATCGCCGTCATCCTCGATCTCGTCTTCAATCATACCGGCGAGAGCGACCGCTTCGGCACAACGCTGTCGCTGCGTGGCCTCGACAATCTCTCCTTCTATCGCCATCTGCCCGGCCGGCCAGGCGAATTGGTCAACGATACCGGAACGGGCAACACCGTCGGTTGCGATCATCCCTATATCAGGCAGCTGATCATCGACAGCCTGCGCCACTTTGTGCTCGGCGCCGGGATCGACGGTTTCCGCTTCGACCTCGCCCCCGTCCTTGGCCGTTCCTCAAACGGCTTCGAGGCACACGGCAAAACGTTGACGGCGATGCTCGCCGATGATGTGCTGGCGGACCGCGTGATGATCGCCGAACCCTGGGACATCGGCCCCGGCGGCTATCAGCTTGGCAACTTCCCGGCGCCGTTTCTCGAATGGAACGACCGTGTGCGCGACGATGTCAGGTGCTACTGGCGCGGCGACGACTACAAGACCGGCCCGCTCGCGACTGCCCTTGCCGGCTGCTCCGATATCTTCTCGCGAAACGCAGGGACAGGGACGCGCAGTGTCAATTTCCTCGCCGCCCATGACGGCTTTACGCTGAGGGATGTCGTGTCCTACAGCGGCAAGCACAACGAGGCGAACGGCGAGCAAAACCGCGACGGCCACAACGAGAACCACACCTGGAACAACGGCGTCGAGGGCGAAACCCGCTACCCCGATATCATTCGCAAGCGCCGTGACGACCTGAAGGCGCTGCTCGCCACGCTCTTTGCCACCCGTGGCAGCATCATGCTAACGGCGGGCGACGAAGCCGGCCGCACCCAGCGCGGCAACAACAATGCCTATTGCCAGGACAATGAGATCACCTGGGTCGACTGGGCAGCGCTCGACGACGATCTTATCGCCCATACCGCATTCATCTCCGGCCTGCGCAAGCGCTTCTCCGCCTTCGCGGAGATGGGCTTCCTCAACGGCAACGGCGATGTCGAATGGATATCGCCCTCCGGCCAGCCGATGAGCGTGCAGGAGTGGGAGACGCCGAACTTTTCCACGCTCGGAATGGTGCTTTCGACGCGCGACGCTGAAAGCAGCAAGGCGACACGGCTGGCCGTGCTTTTCAATCGCTCGGGCGGCGAGGAAATCTTTGCGTTGCCCGGTTCGTCCCCATGGCGACTTCTTGCCCCCGATGCGTCGAGGAAATCCGCGACTTCGGCGATCGTGCCGCGCCGCTCGGTCGCTTTCTATCTCGAAAGTTGA
- a CDS encoding MaoC family dehydratase yields MVKEISLADVPGLVGTETGLSDWIVVDQAMIDAFAHATNDHQFIHVDPERAASSPFGGTIAHGFLTLSLLSAMNYNSLPKVREQTMGINYGFENVRFLSPVKTGARIRGHFVLAEARFRGAGMLMTSYDVSIEIENEKKPALTAKWITIIQFDPKDRPENV; encoded by the coding sequence ATGGTCAAGGAAATTTCGCTCGCGGATGTGCCTGGGCTGGTCGGTACTGAAACCGGCCTCTCGGACTGGATTGTCGTCGATCAGGCCATGATCGATGCGTTTGCGCATGCGACCAACGACCATCAGTTCATCCATGTCGACCCGGAGCGCGCCGCATCGAGTCCCTTCGGCGGCACCATCGCTCACGGCTTTCTTACCCTCTCGCTGCTCTCGGCAATGAACTACAACAGCCTGCCGAAGGTCCGCGAGCAGACCATGGGCATCAATTACGGCTTCGAGAACGTCCGTTTCCTCTCGCCGGTCAAAACGGGCGCGCGCATCCGCGGCCACTTTGTCCTCGCCGAAGCCCGCTTCCGCGGCGCCGGCATGCTGATGACGAGCTATGACGTCTCGATCGAGATCGAGAACGAGAAGAAGCCGGCGCTGACCGCCAAATGGATCACGATCATCCAATTCGACCCCAAGGACCGGCCGGAAAACGTCTAG
- a CDS encoding VOC family protein gives MMLHHVSIVATDLARSVAFYRNVFGLEQIERPPFSTDGAWFACGALQVHIIINPAGTFRRAATIDTADGHFAFRTDDFEGCIRGLIAKGFREDAPDGDPWRLRLRRNGPAGFPQAYLLDPDRNIIEINGAP, from the coding sequence ATGATGCTGCATCACGTTTCTATCGTTGCCACGGATCTGGCCCGATCGGTCGCCTTCTATCGCAATGTCTTCGGTCTGGAGCAGATCGAGAGGCCGCCCTTCAGCACGGACGGAGCGTGGTTTGCCTGCGGGGCGCTGCAGGTCCACATCATCATCAATCCGGCCGGGACCTTCCGGCGTGCGGCGACCATAGACACGGCCGACGGGCATTTCGCGTTCCGCACCGATGATTTCGAGGGATGTATTCGAGGGCTGATCGCAAAGGGTTTTCGGGAGGACGCGCCTGATGGCGATCCGTGGCGGTTGCGACTTAGGCGCAATGGGCCGGCAGGCTTTCCACAAGCTTACCTCCTCGATCCCGATCGCAACATCATCGAAATCAACGGTGCTCCATAG
- a CDS encoding sarcosine oxidase subunit gamma has product MADTAVRKSVLSGRHGGSATVRLTPAPAASRVALRAPAESLKALSSALGVTVPAAPKTSGRKGGRAALWLGPDEWLVIDESGADLMGALAKSGALHSVTDVSHRNVAIIVSGPGAEATISAGCPQDLSLEIFPVGACSRTLFGKAEIVLFRTEDDTFRVECWRSFADFVFGLLAEGAEDAAH; this is encoded by the coding sequence ATGGCTGATACGGCAGTTCGCAAGTCGGTGCTTTCTGGTCGTCATGGGGGCTCGGCCACAGTACGGCTGACGCCGGCGCCGGCGGCAAGCCGCGTGGCGCTTCGCGCCCCGGCGGAATCGCTCAAAGCACTTTCCTCCGCTCTTGGCGTCACGGTCCCGGCTGCGCCGAAGACCTCTGGCCGCAAGGGGGGTCGTGCCGCCCTTTGGCTCGGCCCGGACGAATGGCTTGTTATCGACGAGTCCGGCGCCGACCTGATGGGTGCGCTCGCCAAGTCGGGCGCGCTGCATTCGGTCACTGACGTCTCGCATCGCAACGTTGCGATCATCGTTTCCGGCCCCGGGGCGGAGGCGACGATCTCGGCGGGCTGCCCCCAGGATCTGTCGCTCGAGATCTTCCCCGTAGGCGCCTGCTCGCGCACGCTGTTCGGAAAGGCCGAGATCGTTCTCTTCCGCACCGAGGACGATACATTCCGGGTGGAGTGCTGGCGTTCGTTTGCGGATTTCGTATTCGGCCTGCTGGCCGAGGGGGCGGAAGACGCAGCGCACTAA
- a CDS encoding sarcosine oxidase subunit alpha yields the protein MSGTNRIAGKGRLTPARTARFTFDGKSYTALEGDTVASALIANNIHLVGRSFKYHRPRGILSAGAEEPNALIDVARDSARKQPNVRATVQEVFDGMIVESQNRFPSLSFDIGGISNLMSPFFAAGFYYKTFMWPKAAWKHVYEPMIRRAAGLGVAPKEADPDHYASRYAHCDVLVVGAGVAGLSAALAAAHAGAKVILCDEQAEAGGALRYDSGVKIDGLDGYEWAQKTVASLKAMDNVQVLTRTTAFGYYNHNFVGLAERVTDHVANPGRHLPRERLWQLRAKRVILANGAIERHMVFPNNDRPGIMLASAARMYLNQYGVAVGQKVGVYTAHDSAYEAAFDLKRAGVEIAAIVDVRQAPGGEVLAQARSLGIDVLAGQSVVNTSGKLRISSMTVARNGGGSPRKIAVDALLVSAGWTPSVHLFSQSRGKVAFEPETQRFLPGTYAQDCLSVGACNGTDDLQQTIEESLAAGELMAQAAGKSSGGKISLSSQQAHQWTGGMIGAAEGAGPETSAKAFIDFQHDVCAKDIRLAVREGMHSIEHIKRFTTNGMASDQGKLSNMHGLAIAAEMLGKEIPQVGLTTFRAPYTPVTYGTLIAHSRGELFDPTRKTPLHEWEEAHGAVFEDVGNWKRAWFYPRAGETMHQAVARECKTARDVAGVFDASTLGKIEIVGPDAAAFMNLMYTNAWDTLKPGKCRYGIMTREDGFVYDDGVVGRLADDRFHVTTTTGGAPRVLHHMEDYLQTEFPHLKVWLTSVTEQWAVIAVQGPKAREIIAPLVEGVDISNEAFPHMSVAECTVMGVPARLFRVSFTGEVGFEINVPADYGQSVLEAVWANAEPLGACVYGTETMHVLRAEKGYIIVGQDTDGTVTPDDAGLSWAVSKKKTDFVGIRGLKRPDLVKEGRKQLVGLVTKDPKLVLEEGAQIVANPNEPKPMTMLGHVTSSYWSENLGKSIAFALVAGGRARMGETLYVPMPDKTIAVEVTDLVFFDKEGGRING from the coding sequence ATGAGCGGCACGAACCGTATTGCAGGCAAGGGTCGCCTGACGCCTGCCAGAACCGCCCGCTTCACCTTCGACGGCAAGAGCTACACGGCGCTGGAAGGCGATACCGTCGCCTCGGCGCTGATCGCCAACAACATCCATCTTGTCGGCCGCTCATTCAAGTATCATCGCCCACGCGGCATCCTGTCTGCCGGTGCCGAAGAGCCGAACGCGCTGATCGACGTTGCGCGCGACAGCGCCCGCAAGCAGCCGAACGTGCGTGCCACGGTGCAGGAAGTCTTCGACGGCATGATCGTCGAATCGCAGAACCGCTTCCCGTCGCTTTCCTTCGATATCGGCGGCATCAGCAACCTGATGTCACCCTTCTTCGCGGCCGGCTTCTACTACAAGACCTTCATGTGGCCGAAGGCGGCATGGAAGCATGTCTACGAACCGATGATCCGCCGTGCCGCCGGTCTCGGCGTCGCCCCGAAGGAAGCGGATCCTGATCACTATGCCAGCCGCTATGCGCATTGCGACGTGCTGGTGGTGGGTGCCGGCGTTGCCGGTCTTTCAGCCGCCCTTGCTGCGGCTCATGCCGGTGCCAAGGTCATTCTGTGCGACGAGCAGGCGGAGGCCGGCGGTGCGCTGCGTTACGACAGCGGTGTCAAGATCGACGGTCTCGACGGCTATGAGTGGGCGCAGAAGACGGTTGCCAGCCTGAAGGCGATGGACAATGTGCAGGTTCTCACCCGCACCACCGCCTTCGGCTACTACAACCACAACTTCGTCGGTCTCGCCGAACGCGTCACCGACCATGTCGCAAACCCGGGCCGCCACCTGCCGCGCGAGCGTCTGTGGCAGCTGCGCGCCAAGCGTGTCATCCTCGCCAACGGCGCGATCGAGCGCCACATGGTATTCCCGAACAACGATCGTCCGGGCATCATGCTGGCCTCGGCCGCGCGCATGTATCTCAATCAGTACGGCGTTGCCGTCGGCCAGAAGGTCGGCGTCTACACCGCGCACGACTCTGCCTACGAGGCTGCGTTCGACTTGAAGCGCGCCGGTGTCGAGATCGCCGCGATCGTCGATGTCAGGCAGGCGCCGGGTGGCGAGGTTCTTGCCCAAGCCCGTTCGCTCGGCATCGACGTTCTCGCCGGCCAGTCCGTGGTCAACACCTCGGGCAAGCTGCGCATCTCCTCGATGACCGTTGCCCGCAACGGCGGCGGCTCGCCGCGCAAAATCGCGGTCGATGCGCTCTTGGTGTCTGCCGGCTGGACGCCATCGGTGCATCTGTTCTCGCAGTCGCGCGGCAAGGTGGCCTTCGAACCGGAAACCCAGCGTTTCCTGCCCGGCACCTATGCACAGGATTGCCTCTCCGTCGGCGCCTGCAACGGCACCGACGATTTGCAGCAGACGATCGAAGAGTCGCTTGCCGCCGGCGAGCTGATGGCGCAGGCCGCAGGCAAGTCCTCGGGCGGCAAGATCAGCCTGTCGTCGCAGCAGGCGCATCAGTGGACCGGCGGCATGATCGGCGCTGCCGAAGGTGCGGGCCCGGAGACCAGCGCCAAGGCGTTCATCGATTTCCAGCACGACGTCTGCGCCAAGGATATCCGCCTTGCTGTGCGAGAGGGCATGCACTCGATCGAGCATATCAAGCGCTTCACCACGAACGGCATGGCGTCGGATCAAGGCAAGCTCTCCAACATGCACGGCCTGGCGATCGCTGCCGAAATGCTCGGCAAGGAGATCCCGCAGGTCGGTCTCACGACGTTCCGCGCGCCGTATACGCCTGTCACCTATGGTACGCTGATCGCCCATTCGCGCGGCGAGCTGTTCGACCCGACGCGCAAGACGCCACTGCACGAGTGGGAAGAAGCCCATGGCGCGGTGTTCGAGGATGTCGGCAACTGGAAGCGTGCGTGGTTTTATCCGCGTGCCGGCGAGACGATGCATCAGGCGGTTGCCCGCGAATGCAAGACGGCGCGCGATGTCGCCGGCGTGTTCGATGCCTCGACGCTCGGCAAGATCGAGATCGTCGGCCCTGACGCCGCCGCGTTCATGAACCTGATGTACACCAACGCCTGGGATACGCTGAAGCCCGGCAAGTGCCGCTATGGCATCATGACCCGCGAAGACGGCTTCGTTTATGACGACGGCGTCGTCGGGCGTCTGGCCGACGATCGTTTTCACGTAACGACGACGACGGGCGGTGCGCCGCGCGTCCTCCACCACATGGAAGACTATCTGCAGACGGAATTCCCGCACCTTAAGGTGTGGCTGACCTCGGTGACGGAACAGTGGGCCGTCATCGCCGTGCAGGGGCCGAAGGCCCGTGAGATCATCGCGCCACTGGTGGAAGGCGTCGATATATCGAACGAAGCCTTCCCGCATATGAGCGTTGCCGAGTGCACGGTCATGGGTGTGCCGGCGCGTCTCTTCCGCGTGTCGTTCACCGGTGAAGTCGGCTTCGAGATCAACGTGCCGGCCGATTACGGCCAGTCGGTGCTGGAAGCGGTCTGGGCCAATGCCGAGCCGCTCGGCGCCTGCGTCTACGGCACCGAGACGATGCACGTTCTTCGCGCCGAGAAGGGCTACATCATCGTCGGCCAGGACACGGACGGAACCGTGACGCCCGACGATGCCGGTCTTTCCTGGGCCGTCTCCAAAAAGAAGACGGATTTCGTCGGCATTCGCGGGCTGAAGCGGCCGGATCTGGTGAAGGAAGGCCGCAAGCAGCTGGTCGGTCTCGTCACCAAGGATCCGAAGCTCGTGCTCGAAGAGGGCGCGCAGATCGTCGCCAATCCGAACGAGCCAAAACCGATGACGATGCTCGGCCACGTCACCTCGTCCTATTGGTCCGAAAATCTCGGCAAGTCGATCGCTTTCGCGCTGGTCGCGGGTGGCCGCGCACGGATGGGCGAGACGCTCTACGTGCCGATGCCTGACAAGACGATCGCCGTCGAGGTGACTGATTTGGTGTTCTTTGACAAGGAAGGAGGCCGCATCAATGGCTGA
- a CDS encoding sarcosine oxidase subunit delta produces the protein MLLIYCPYCQEERSELEFRGAGDAHIARPADIASISDEAFEAYFFLRDNPKGLIFERWRHQHGCGRFFNAARDTVSDKFIRTYKAGEPKPEIGAAAVPHAPVETYEALEGEAQ, from the coding sequence ATGCTTCTTATCTACTGCCCATACTGTCAGGAAGAGCGCTCCGAGCTCGAATTTCGCGGCGCCGGCGATGCGCACATCGCCCGCCCGGCCGACATCGCCTCGATCTCCGACGAGGCGTTCGAGGCGTATTTCTTCCTGCGCGACAACCCGAAGGGCCTGATCTTCGAACGCTGGCGTCACCAGCATGGATGCGGCCGTTTCTTCAACGCGGCGCGTGATACGGTCAGCGACAAGTTCATCAGGACGTACAAGGCAGGCGAGCCGAAGCCGGAGATCGGCGCGGCCGCCGTTCCGCATGCTCCCGTCGAGACCTACGAAGCGCTCGAAGGAGAGGCACAATGA
- a CDS encoding sarcosine oxidase subunit beta family protein, translating into MRRYSVFAVAREALRGHKGWDKQWASPEPRAEYDVIIIGGGGHGLGAAYYLAKEHGITNVAVLEKGWLGGGNTGRNTTIIRSNYLYEESMHIYEHSMKLWENLSQDLNYNVMYSPRGVMMLSHNVHDQQSFKRHIHANRLYGIDNEWLTPEQAKAYCPPLDISASARYPINGAALQRRGGTARHDAVAWGYARAASDRGVHIIQNCEVTGIRRSPDGRVTGVETSRGFIGAKKVGVSAAGHTTTVMKMADVRVPLQSSPLQALVSEPLKPIFPCVVMSNTVHAYISQSDKGELVIGAGTDQYNSYSQTGGLQIITHTLDAICELFPMFRRVKMMRQWGGIVDNTPDRSAIQSKTPVPGLYVNCGWGTGGFKATPGSANLFAHLIARDEVHKFNAGLTLDRFRTGRLIDEAAAAAVAH; encoded by the coding sequence ATGCGCAGATACTCGGTTTTTGCCGTGGCACGGGAGGCCCTGAGAGGCCACAAGGGCTGGGACAAGCAATGGGCTTCGCCCGAGCCGCGCGCCGAATACGACGTCATCATCATCGGCGGTGGCGGACATGGCCTGGGTGCGGCTTATTATCTCGCCAAGGAGCACGGCATCACCAATGTCGCGGTGCTCGAAAAGGGCTGGCTCGGCGGCGGTAACACGGGTCGCAACACGACCATCATCCGCTCGAACTATCTCTATGAAGAGAGCATGCACATCTACGAGCATTCGATGAAGCTCTGGGAGAACCTGTCGCAGGATCTCAACTACAATGTGATGTATTCGCCGCGCGGCGTGATGATGCTGTCGCACAATGTGCACGACCAGCAATCCTTCAAGCGGCATATCCATGCCAACCGCCTCTACGGCATCGACAACGAGTGGCTGACGCCGGAGCAGGCCAAGGCCTACTGTCCGCCGCTCGATATCTCCGCCAGCGCCCGCTATCCGATCAACGGCGCTGCGCTGCAGCGCCGCGGCGGCACGGCGCGTCATGATGCGGTTGCCTGGGGCTATGCCCGTGCCGCCTCTGATCGCGGCGTCCACATCATCCAGAACTGCGAAGTGACCGGCATCCGCCGCAGCCCGGACGGGCGCGTCACCGGCGTCGAGACGAGCCGCGGCTTCATCGGCGCCAAGAAGGTCGGCGTTTCGGCGGCCGGCCACACCACGACGGTCATGAAGATGGCAGACGTGCGCGTGCCACTGCAATCGAGCCCGCTGCAGGCGCTGGTCTCCGAACCGCTGAAGCCGATCTTCCCCTGCGTGGTCATGTCGAACACGGTACATGCCTATATCTCGCAGTCCGACAAGGGCGAGCTCGTCATCGGCGCCGGCACCGACCAGTACAATTCCTACAGCCAGACCGGCGGGTTGCAGATCATCACGCATACGCTCGATGCCATCTGCGAGCTGTTCCCGATGTTCCGCCGTGTCAAGATGATGCGCCAGTGGGGTGGTATCGTTGACAACACGCCGGACCGTTCGGCGATCCAGTCAAAGACGCCGGTTCCGGGGCTCTACGTCAACTGCGGCTGGGGAACCGGCGGCTTCAAGGCGACCCCAGGCTCGGCCAATCTCTTCGCGCATCTGATCGCTCGCGACGAGGTGCACAAGTTCAATGCCGGCTTGACGCTGGACCGTTTCCGCACCGGCCGTCTGATCGACGAAGCCGCCGCTGCTGCCGTCGCGCACTGA